In Coregonus clupeaformis isolate EN_2021a chromosome 15, ASM2061545v1, whole genome shotgun sequence, one genomic interval encodes:
- the LOC121583375 gene encoding uncharacterized protein LOC121583375 isoform X2, with protein sequence MLWFLIFYWFIQVGSVPIDNSTNATTSNATFPATVDNTTIPNNCKNATFSATGSTASMGPRHRQNDWVKMAETREEGLQLDLAITEGDILISEDRLAVKSLWPVNEGVTSIPYKINDDLVDRKETMLAAFKMI encoded by the exons ATGCTTTGGTTTCTGATTTTCTACTGGTTTATCCAAG TGGGCAGTGTTCCCATCGACAATTCCACAAATGCTACTACTTCAAATGCTACTTTCCCTGCCACAG TGGACAATACTACCATCCCTAACAATTGTAAAAATGCAACTTTCTCTGCAACAG GTTCTACTGCCTCAATGGGGCCACGTCACAGACAAAATGATTGGGTTAAAATGGCTGAAACCAGAGAAG AGGGCTTACAGCTCGACCTTGCTATCACGGAGGGAGACATTCTGATTTCG GAAGACCGATTAGCTGTGAAGTCACTTTGGCCGGTGAATGAAGGCGTGACTTCTATCCCCTACAAGATCAACGATGATCTGG TGGACAGAAAGGAAACTATGCTAGCAGCGTTCAAGATGATTTAG
- the LOC121583375 gene encoding zinc metalloproteinase nas-6-like isoform X1 gives MRLTTEFISGTGCASYVGFQGGAQHLYFGSACNVGNLCHELMHALGLHHEHTRPDRDQYVTIQWDNVVTGKENNFMVKEGDTQDLPYDYDSIMHYGKNYFSSNQNPTIDSKKRGVQLGQRNHLSPLDITRLNKLYQCE, from the exons ATGAGATTAACTACAGAGTTCATTTCTGGGACAGG CTGTGCGTCATATGTAGGTTTTCAGGGCGGGGCCCAGCATCTGTACTTCGGTAGCGCCTGTAACGTGGGGAACCTGTGTCATGAGCTGATGCATGCCCTGGGCCTGCACCACGAACACACACGGCCGGACCGTGACCAATACGTCACCATACAGTGGGACAACGTGGTCACAG GAAAAGAAAATAACTTCATGGTGAAGGAAGGAGACACTCAGGACCTGCCCTATGACTACGACTCCATAATGCACTACGGAAA AAATTACTTCTCATCAAACCAGAACCCCACCATTGACTCCAAGAAGAGGGGAGTCCAGCTTGGACAGAGAAATCACCTGAGCCCCCTGGACATAACACGCCTTAACAAACTCTACCAATGTG AATAA